The segment CACCTTCCAGAGCTGGGCCGGCGTGATCAACGCGCTCTACTGGCCCGCCGCGATCGTCCTGCTGGTGGTCTTCCTGACCAGCCTCTACCACGTGGCCGTCCCGGTCTCCACGCCCTGGCGCGAGGACATCCCCGGCGCGCTGGTCGCCCTGCTGGTCCTGGTGGTCTGCAGCGTCGCGCTCCGGCTCTACCTGGTCAGCTCGGTCGAGGGCCACTCCGTCTACGGCTCGCTCGCCGCCCCCGTCGCCGTGCTGCTGTGGATCTTCGTGGTGGCGCTGGCCGTCCTGATCGGCGCCGCCATGAACGCCGCGATCGACCGCCGCTGGCCCACCGTCGAGACCGCCGACGCCCGCGCCGAGAACGAGCGCCTCGCCGAGGACGCCGCCGTCCAGCGCGGCCGCGAGGCCGCCGCCCGCCGGGCCGTCGAACGCGCCGAACGGGCCCGCCAGTTCGGCCTCGCCGAGGGCCACGACGACGACCTCTTCGACGAGGACGACGACCAGCCCGCCCCCAGCGAGTACCCCGAGCGCTGGGCCGGGTTCCTCCCGCACCGCGACGTCCGCCGCCGCCTCGGCGGCAGCGCCGAACGCCGCCGCCGCACCGGCCGCTGAGACCGGCGGGACCGGCGCGGGAGCGGCCGCTGAGACCGGTGGGAAATTCGGTGGCGCGGGTCGTGGACGGCGGCTAGCGTGGCGTCCGCCGATCGAGCGCACCCCGTGGCGGGGTGCGCGAGGCACGTCCGGAGAGGAAGGAGGTGAGGACCGTGAGCCCTGTTCACGCAGGAGTCTTCCCCCGTGTCCAGCAGTCCGCCGAGTCCACCACCACCCGGCCCCCGGTCCACCGCCTCCCGGTGTCGCGCACCCGCTGACGCCGCCCGCGGCCGGGGCCGCCCCTCTCCGCGAAGGATCCCCGTTGACCGCCACGCAGGTCCCCACCCGTACCACCCCCGCCTCCCCGACGCCGCCCGCCGCCCACCCGCTCGCCGGGCTCGGCTGGACGGACGACCGGGCCGCCGCCTTCACCCGCCACGCCGCCGCCGGGCTGCTGCCCGGACGGATCGTCCGGATGGACCGCGGCAGCTGCGAGGTGCTGCTCGTCGACCCCGGGACGGGCGAGCCCGCCGTCCGGCGCGCCGCCACCCGTCCGGTGATGACGGCCGACACCGCGCACAACCCCTGCACCGGGGACTGGGTCGCCTACGACCCGGGCGCCCGGCCCGCCCCCGCCCTCGCGGCGGTGCTGCCCCGCACCACCGCGATCATCCGCAAGGGCGCCCACAAGCGCTCCGAAGGCCAGGTCCTGGCCGCCAACGTCGACACCGTACTGATCGCCGTCTCGCTCGCCGCGGAACCCGATCCCGGCCGGGTCGAGCGCCTGCTCGCCCTCGCCTGGGAGTCCGGGGCCGAACCGCTGATCGTCCTGACCAAGTCCGACCTGGTCCACGACGGCGACTTCGTCCGGGCGGACGTCGAGGCGATCGCCCCCGGTGTCACCGTCCTGACGGTCAGCGCCGAGACCGGCGAGGGGATGGCCGAACTGCGCGCCCGGGCCACCGGCTCCTGCGCGCTGATCGGCCAGTCCGGCGCCGGCAAGTCCACCCTCACCAACGCGCTCACCGGGACGGCCGCGATGACCGTCCAGCAGGTGCGCTCGGTCGACGAGAAGGGCCGCCACACCACCACCGTCCGCGAGCTCGTCCCGCTGCCGGCCGGCGGCGCCGTCATCGACACCCCCGGCCTGCGCGGCGTCGGCCTGTTCGGCGGCGGCGAGGGCATCGGCCAGGCGTTCGCCGACATCAGCGCGATCGCCGCCGACTGCCACTACGCCGACTGCTCCCACCGCACCGAACCCCGCTGCGCCGTCCGCGCCGCCCTCGCCGACGGCACCCTCCCCGAGCGCCGCTGGGAGAGCTTC is part of the Kitasatospora setae KM-6054 genome and harbors:
- a CDS encoding YihY/virulence factor BrkB family protein, with protein sequence MQAAGSSPHPAQGPGPSGDRPARRRGGKRRAAKRSTWYGTLWALVKDTTNTCVEYRVTGLAGEAAFFTLLSIPPLLLCLAGTLGYLDDILGAGTIDKLKQDIVSASGTVLSQSSIDEIVQPLLRDVFDSARPDLISLGFLLSLWSGSRALYIFIDTITVMYGLDGKRGLVKTRLMSLGLYLGALVIGSLVLPLLVAGPGLLIGTFQSWAGVINALYWPAAIVLLVVFLTSLYHVAVPVSTPWREDIPGALVALLVLVVCSVALRLYLVSSVEGHSVYGSLAAPVAVLLWIFVVALAVLIGAAMNAAIDRRWPTVETADARAENERLAEDAAVQRGREAAARRAVERAERARQFGLAEGHDDDLFDEDDDQPAPSEYPERWAGFLPHRDVRRRLGGSAERRRRTGR
- the rsgA gene encoding ribosome small subunit-dependent GTPase A — protein: MTATQVPTRTTPASPTPPAAHPLAGLGWTDDRAAAFTRHAAAGLLPGRIVRMDRGSCEVLLVDPGTGEPAVRRAATRPVMTADTAHNPCTGDWVAYDPGARPAPALAAVLPRTTAIIRKGAHKRSEGQVLAANVDTVLIAVSLAAEPDPGRVERLLALAWESGAEPLIVLTKSDLVHDGDFVRADVEAIAPGVTVLTVSAETGEGMAELRARATGSCALIGQSGAGKSTLTNALTGTAAMTVQQVRSVDEKGRHTTTVRELVPLPAGGAVIDTPGLRGVGLFGGGEGIGQAFADISAIAADCHYADCSHRTEPRCAVRAALADGTLPERRWESFLKLQRENDWIAARTDARLRAERARHRKQLTKSTRSRPKP